The Ooceraea biroi isolate clonal line C1 chromosome 7, Obir_v5.4, whole genome shotgun sequence genomic sequence GTCAGCTTTCCTAATCGGATGATCAAAGATGTGTGTGAGTGCGCATGGGCTAACTGACCCGATGACGTGAACAACAGGATTCGGAGgagattatatttatacatggtGTCCAACTACGAATTTACAACTTTTTCTGTAGAAATAAAACGTGTTCTTTTCCAATTGTCCTATTTGAAATTAACTGCGATCTGAAAAATTGACTGTCagtatttaaaaagtttatttctataaattattttaaatttgtattttttcaatataggGTGAATGCACCGTTTGTGGCCATTGCGCCTATTTTGGCCATCTTCgtcatttattaagattttctaAGTTATAGGGTTGGCTGTAGTGCGCAGCAATCgcgaaatgaatatataaatatatcttacacaattttatataaattgctgCGCACTACAGCCAACCCTAACTtagaaaatcttaataaatgacGAAGATGGCCAAAATAGGCGCAATGGCCACAAACGGTGCATTCAccctatatataataattttttaaaatgctagaaatttacaatttacaaatGTACGATGAAGTCAACTCCTTTACACAAGATTCACAGCATACAACATTaagtaattacaattttcaaacaattttatatatatttagttttagaattttaatatttgataaatatatatttttgtattacaaagatacatattaaatattaaaagaacaataaacaaatttttctcattttgaaataaattattttcaaattgatCACAAAAGTTATAATTGGAAAAGCGACACCTTTTATACTCTATACTCGAGAACAATTTGCACGTACGTCACCGAATAAGCAGTCGGGTCGTCTTACCGTGAATCCTCATGAACTTCCGCACCCCACTTATGATCAAACGATATGATCTAATCGAAATGTAGTCAAAATGGTTGACACTTTGTTTCATAGGTAAATTCTATTGATTTATTCCCACGTAAATTAAggcaacatattttttactctATACTATAAGCGAAATCTAACTTTCATGTGTATCGATTTATTATCGATTTCcccttttaatttttttctattcgtCAACTGTTATATCTTTCAAGTTGCAGTACGGAAATTTGCTCTTAAATCTTTAGAAGAATATCGATTTTTCGCTTATCTGATTACTTTCATATGTATCGGTTGATCTTAAaccttttcttcctctttaaaaataactttaactcttcaagaataaaaaattgacatTAATAATCTCATTTCGTGGAAAtggattataacaatttattcaaCGCTCGAATCATCGCGCCGTTCTCACCTTGAATTCACAGGAATAATCTACAGAAGTTACCCATAACGAACAAAAAGCCTTCGAACCACTCTAAAATGTTCAGTATACAAGGCATGCGCGTGACCTCAGCGCGACACGAGATCTCTCTCTATCGGGCGAAGCCGAGGAAATCGGTGAGCCGGTCGTTCCAGTCGTGGAGCCAGTGAGTAGGACCGTGGCTCGGCTGCCGCTGCTTGCATGGGTTGATCTCTTTCTCCGCCGGCATATACTCCTCGCTGCGTATGCAGAAGTAGCTCTTGATGGGGCTGCGGCACATCGGGCAACGATCGAGCTTGCCGAAGCACGAGGCGCATATGCAGGTGTGCCGGCACGGCAGCAGAGCGCGCGACAGCGGGAAGTATTGGCAAACGACGCACAACTGCTCGCCGGCGGTATTCCACAAGGAGCCACCCTCCTGATCGCCACCCTGGCCGGATGCTACCAGAGTACCGCGGCCGcctccgccaccgccgccgccgttcgCGGCACCGTTGTTGTTGCATGGCTCGGCGAGTGCTAACGCCGGTGAGCCCAATCCCGCCGACGACATCGCATCGCTCTCGTCGTAGTTGCTCGAGTTACCCGTGGCCAGGTATAATTGCTGCGAGAAAATCGCAAATTGTACGTTACAATTCTGCCCATTCGAGGGAATTGCGAGCGTTATCCTTTTCGTTTTAGTTTTCCAGTAATTACGGTTTGAGTGAGATTATACGTTTCTCTTTCACGTGGAACATTTGGAGAACGCTcatgttcattttatttttctcacttCGGAGCGACGGAAcgagatagaaaaaaaaaacgaaagcgCGAGAAAGATGCAACTTTTAAGTGCAATTTCACCGATTCAAACTGTACATGTAATATCTTCATTTACATCGCATGCAAAACTAAAGACATAAAACGTCGATTAAGCATGTTGAAACTTGACCCAAACACCACGAAGATgctataatataaagtattctCGGCAATCCGCTCGGAATATAGATTTACTTGTTACTTCGCAACCGCGTGCGACTGCGAGTTTGTCTCTCCAGGTTGCAAAATCCTTTTTCAAGTATACAATTTTGCAACATAGTTGAGCAGAGAACGGACCCATAACGGAAACATACGCCACCGGTTTTCTTCGACTAGAACACGCGCGTGACTGACGAGTGGTTTAAACTGGGACTCACCTTTAAGCAAGACAGCTGGCCGTTCGCCTGCTTCAAGTACTGCGCCAGGATCGAAGTCGGCAGCGTACACACGCTGTCCTTAATGTGAACGACGTTCACCAGTGCCACCTTAAACAGAGATCGCGGAAGACGATGAGTGCCGATGATGAAACCGGTACGGCGAGAATCGCTTTCAGGGAATGTCGTAAGAACATAGCGCAAGATTGCTCACGGTTTCGTCGGGATGTGGATCCCGGTTGTCTCTTCGGGTCAAAAAGATCACCAGAGGATAACAGAGCCGCGGCGGAGTGCCAAGCTCTAGTTCCGGAGCTGGGAGCGATAGTCTCAGCGTCTCCTCCCCATGCGGCTGTCTACTGTAATTTCTCGGTCAAGGAATGACGATTACATGGGATTAATTAGAGTAAAGTCTCtcggaaaatttttattctttattttaattcttagaGTCTTCCTAAAGTTGTATGCACGTCTCCTATTATTGACAACGAGGCGAGTTAAATTAAGAAACGCGAAATGTACATCGAAGGATACGTTTGTGGCGGCGTGAGGTATTGCGCATGGCCTTGCAGCAGGGTCCCGTTCAAAGATGCATCCCGCAACGTGCTCCAAGGTTTCCAGAGCGCCAGATGCAGCTCCCTGATGCTAACACCCCAGATCGCCTGCAATGAGTACTCCACTTGGCTGGACACCTCGCACTCTACTTCTGAAACGGGATGTTTTTTCTTCAATATCATAAATCATTGATATTCATTGCAAGACAAATTCAAGATCGGAGAAACCCGAAATACGAATGCGTTTCCATTTTCCAGTTGTTAATTAATGTCGAAAGGATGAGACTTTCCAGGTCTCATCAAATCTCGTTAGATCTCGTCATTGCAGCGATATGATCATAAGTTCAAGCTTTTGCTTTGCTTTTACTTTAGTCATTACTTCGTCCGTATTTTCTGATTTTATTGACACTCATTTTCATGAAAAGGAATGTCGATCAAACGAACCATCAGACGTAATGCGGATTATTAACTCGATCGCTTCAAGCACTGATTACGCTCGTGCAACAATTTGACTTTCTGTAATGGCACATGGCGCAATCCGACGCACAAGGTAGGTATATAACGAGGGACTAGTATTACTACGACTACGAATTTTTGTTggcgttttcttttcttagcGCCTTCGGCTCATGTCGGCGAGGTGCTTCGAGAGGTTCGCCGCTTAATTGCGCAAACACGCGTTTTGCAACGCGCCCCGTAATTCACTATCCTGTACGCCGCCGGTACTCCTTTCCGTCATCGAAGAACGCGCACAACGCGTAAGGATAATCACGTGATGGCTTAATCGCTTAATGATCAGGTCGATGTACTTAGAACGCAAATTTCGTATTCCAGATTTCGCAAATGAAGCATCCACAGAAATCCACTGAATGATGCGTGCCTTTCATATTGACACACATAACATGCggagagaatttttattaagtaatatGTGTCTCACAATCGTGCAGATTACCATATCCAATATGCAACGAATATATTCATACTAATgctaaaacatttatttattgcagcAACTATATAATtagcaattttttcaaatatttgataCATGATTTATCTTTTTACTCTCTGAGGACATGAAAACCGGgcaaagaattaataaaactgcAACGCAATCAATCAACGCAAAAACgctatgaaataaaaatcagcAGCTTTTTCTATCAATTCATTTGACACAtttgacaataatttcttactCGCTTGATCGAATTGTTTATttgattgaattattttaattattcaatgttaCGCAATGGTTGGGACATAAGTCACATATCAAAGATTAATAGTTATTTTGGAGGCGCTGAGTGTGTTCTATACATATTTTCGTTATAAGTATAATCTTAATGATGATTCCTGAATGGCAATCCTCAATGATACTTCTGAACGATGCGTTCAGCGAATGCTCAATACGACATGCAGCGTACGTCGTCTTCTCTCCATACTCTCGAGCGATACACGACGAGCATCCCAGTGAGAGAGTCCGAGGAGGACAGCGGCGGCATTACGGCGCTGTTATTTCACGGCTGGTTACtaaaaattattgcataaGGAACGCGCTTTCGacttctcctctctctgtctctcgctctttgtttccccttctctctcttgccgACACGGTCCCGTTCCGAGAGATACTCCACTGTGTAAGAGACCCAAGGGGGTTTCCAGGTCACGTCACACTTCGGCTACGCACTCTCTTGTAATCCCTCGGCAATTCtacaataaagagaaaaagagagagagagagagagagaagaaagagagagcgccACGCGCGAAATGCTGACAAAAACGGCGGAAGCGATTGCGCCGTCCTCCCTCGAGAGACAAATTACTCCCAAATTCGATTCAGGCGAGATGAGAATCGGAGTCTAGGTTGCAGTGGCTCTTAGTGCAAATCTAGTCGAGTCGAATCGAGTTGATCAAGTCGAATAAAGTCGAGTTCGCGAACCGACCGTCGCCGGTAGCTTTCACTTTCGTTTCGCCTCTCGAGAGGATCTTGAATGCgcgaacgtgcgcgcgcgcgcactccgcgacgaattttcgcgcaaaTCCAGTTGTCCTCCGCAGCCTCCGTGATCCAATCCCGATATCGATCCACCGATGTTGCCCTTACAGACTGAGAAATGCTGGATCGCAACTCAGGATCGTGAAACTGGCCTCCGATTCACTTTCGTTTCTTTGGCCTCGTTTATTTTTACCCGGCATTGTTCTCGCTTTCCTTCTGCAACACAATCAGGTGTCTGCGTTCTCCAAGGATACTTAAGAGTCAGTAAGATCCTCTGATTCGCTCGTCTGAAATGTTGCAATGAGGCAACGCAATCGCATATGACAAATCCGGCTCAACTTCCTTGTTTCTTTAGAAAAAGATCGCGTATGTATTTCAGAAACTAACGCTTTCAAGAGTATCTTTTTGAAAGAAAtcataagataaaaattatgaaggAAGTTTCGCTtgttgctttttcttttttcctctttttttccagAGTGTCATTTTCAAGGAAACATGCAAGATGgagattaaaaagttttatattctatAGAACTATAAgttcttgttttcttttttcttttcctgctTCAAGCATATTTCTTATATCTAATAACTAAgcatatatatgaatattattatatttaatattcatatatgtttagttattaaatgtattaatttttatgtattttaattgcaaatatttgcaaataattatcattatctaTCTCTTGTCATTGTCATTATGCATCTCTTATTTTGGTAACATGCGCAGAATTTATTGATTATCAGCACTTACAATACTCCAAGAGAACATCAAGTTACTGATAAAATCGTCGGTCGTTAATAGCACACGGAGTATTTCACATACGGGGAAGCAAAACAAGAAAAGAATGCCTGGTCGGTCTACGTGATCGGGCGACAGTACAAGCCGGTCGCCGACGGTATCGATCAAGGTCGTAACGATGATCGTTGGGCAGAGAAGCCGTTTATGTCGATCCCTCGCAGCGATCTTTTTAGCCACGAAAGAGGGATACGTGCGGATCCGCACGCTTCGTGCTCGAGCACACTCGTAAAACTATCGTTTTATGACCtcatgattattttttatctgtcAGTGATTTAGGCGTGAATGGACGTATTCTTGAGATGATATCAGTCTGATATTGTATTCTCAATTTAGCTCTCAAGTTATCCTCGCGTAAAGAAAATCGCATGTCCATACTTTGTGCATGTGTTTGCtactcttctctctttcccggatagagtaaatgttaaatttaataagaatttaacAACAGAGGCATGTTATTGAGAGGTAGTCAGATGAATGATAGAATGatggatagagagagagaggtagtgataaaatcagtaaattatcgaattacaaataagtaataaaatttgtagaaAGATTCATGAAGTTTGAAACAATATGGAGCAATAATAGAAGCAGACTTAAACATTCGTTCGTAATTTGGAAAACGTGATCACGATCGAATCTAAAAGtaatatgcaaaagtttagtcattttttgcatgttttcgctttttaaatctatatatatatatatatatatatatatatatatatacagggtgtcccgggttttaaccgacaaactgcgggagcatattctactagtggaaataagaaaaaattcttatatcgagtttgcttagaaatgctttattacaaagttataaaccaatattgaaaagaaatatgagataagtaaca encodes the following:
- the LOC105282875 gene encoding cell growth regulator with RING finger domain protein 1, which encodes MTAMLVSVAELSNIFSVLAVLICFCGVILFIMRNMMVLRVHGDDLMFGGGGSGVITHSPRIPQMEMMKVHIPFTFKLHESFKSTYAEVECEVSSQVEYSLQAIWGVSIRELHLALWKPWSTLRDASLNGTLLQGHAQYLTPPQTRQPHGEETLRLSLPAPELELGTPPRLCYPLVIFLTRRDNRDPHPDETVALVNVVHIKDSVCTLPTSILAQYLKQANGQLSCLKQLYLATGNSSNYDESDAMSSAGLGSPALALAEPCNNNGAANGGGGGGGGRGTLVASGQGGDQEGGSLWNTAGEQLCVVCQYFPLSRALLPCRHTCICASCFGKLDRCPMCRSPIKSYFCIRSEEYMPAEKEINPCKQRQPSHGPTHWLHDWNDRLTDFLGFAR